The Mesorhizobium sp. AR02 genomic interval CAATTGCTGCGCGGCATCACCTTCGGTGCGGTGCGCAAATGAGCATGACCAATCCCGTTAAACGCAAATCGCGCTGGCCGGCCTGGGCCAGGCGCGGCCTGATGGAAAACATCGCGACGGCGCTGATCGCCATCGGCTTCCTGATGCTGTTCCAGCCCTTCGCGCTGTCGCTCTACACCTATTCCTTCATCACGATGCTTACCGGCACCGTGATGTTCATCATCGTCTCGAAGTTCCCGGAATAATCATGGCCGAGATCCGCGTCCAGCACCTGAGAAAAGCCTTCGGCGATTTCGTCGCCGTGCAGGATTCCAACTTTGTCGTCGAGGATGGCGAATTCTTCGTCATGCTGGGGCCATCCGGCTGCGGCAAGACGACGACCTTGCGCATGATCGCCGGGCTCGAACTGCCGACCGGCGGCGAGATCCTGCTCGGCGGCGACGACGTCACCATGCTGCGGGCCCGCGAGCGCGACATCGCTTTCGTCTTCCAGCTGTTCGCGCTCTATCCGCACATGAATGTGCGCAAGAACATCGGCTTTCCCCTTTTGGCGCAAGGCATGCCCTCGGCCGAAATCCGCACACGGGTGGAGGAGACGGCGAAACTCCTGCGCATCGACCATCTGCTCAACAAATCCGTCTCCGGCCTTGCCGGCGGCGACCGCCAGCGCGTGGCGCTCGGCCGCGCGATCGTGCGGCGGCCAAAGTGCTTCCTGATGGACGAGCCGCTCGGCACGCTCGATACAGAATTCCGCGATCTGATGGTCCACGAACTGCGCGAGCTGCACAACCGCATCCACGCCACCACGGTCTATGTCACGCATGACCAGATGGAAGCGATGTCGATGGCCGACAAGATCGCTGTGATGAACCATGGCGTGATCGAACAGTTCGGCAGCCCACGTGAGATCTATGACCGTCCCGCAACCATGTTCGTCGCCGACTTCATCGGCTCGCCGCCGATGAATTTTCTGGGCTTTGGCGGCGGGCTCGCCAAGGGTGCGAAGGAGATTGTCGTCCAGGGCGCGAAAGTCGCGGTGCCCGAGGTGCGCGAGGATATCGCCCCGGCCGACATGGCGCTTGGCATAAGGCCCGAACACATCCGCTTCGACGACGCCTCGAAGCTGCGCGGCGCCATCTATGGCACCGAATATCTCGGCACCACGCAGATCGTCGCGGTGGAGACGGCCGACGGCATCATCAAGGCGCGCGTGCCGGCCGAGATCCGGCTCAATGCCGGCGACCATGTCGGCCTCGCCCTGAACAGCGCCCGGCTGTCGCTGTTCGACAAGGGGTCTGGCCGCGCGGTGAGAACCGCGGTCCACGATACCGCCTCTCAGGGGAGAGCGCAGCATGGCTGACGTGCACATCAAGAACGTGACCAAGAGTTTTGGCGAGCATGTCGCCGTCGACGGTCTCGACCTGCATATAGCCGACGGCGAGTTCGTCGTGCTGCTCGGGCCGACAGGCGCCGGCAAGACGACGACGCTGCGGCTGATTGCCGGGCTGGAGCGGCCGGATAGCGGCACGATCGAGATCGGCGGCCACAATGCCACGATGCTGTCGCCGGCAGAGCGCGACACCGCTTTCGTGTTCCAGCAATATTCGCTCTATCCGCATCTGTCGGTGTTCGACAATCTCGCCTTCCCGCTGCGCTCGCCGGCACGCAAAATCCCGGAAGACCAGATCCGACGCAGGGTCGAAGAGGTGGCGAAGATGGTGCGCATCCATCACAAGCTCGCCAACCGCTCGACCAAGCTGTCGGGCGGCGAAATGCAGCGCGTCGCCATCGGCCGTGCGCTGGTGCGCAAGCCCGCCATCTATCTGATGGACGAGCCGCTGTCGTCGCTCGACGCCAAGCTGCGGGCGGATCTGCGGCTCGAACTGAAGCGTATCCAGTCCGAACTCGGCGCCACCATGCTGTATGTCACGCACGACCAGATCGAGGCGATGACCATGGCCGACCGCATCGGCATCCTTGCCGATGGCGTGCTGGTGCAGATCGGCTCGCCGCGAACCATCTATTCCGAGCCGGCAAACCTGCATGTCGCGGCCAGGCTCGGCCAGCCGGCGATCAATCTTCTGCCGACTGGGTTGCTGCCTGATGCTGACGCACCGACTGGCACCAAGACGATTGGCGCGCGTACCGAACATCTGACGATCGAAAAAACCATGAATGGCCATGCCGACGGCGTCGTCAACTGGGTCGAGCATCTCGGCGACCAGAACCATCTGCATGTGACGGTGGGGCCGAAGAAACTGGTGACGCTGACCGATCCGGACACCGATCTGGCGCAGGGCGACAAGGTGGTGATCCGCTACCGCTCGCCACTCTATTTCGGCGCCGATGGACAACGATTGATGTGAATGGGTTTCGGCGTTCCCGCCAAGGGGGCAACGCCACTTCTGATTGACGATCGCGAATACGGGACGAATTCGATGAAGCACTTTTTCAACCGCAGGGAAACGATCGTCACCGAGGCGCTGGACGGCCTGTTGCGCACGATTGGCTCAGGCGATCTCGCGCGCCTCGACGGCTATCCCGAGATCAAGGTCGTGCTGCGCGCCGACTGGGACAAGTCGAAGG includes:
- a CDS encoding ABC transporter ATP-binding protein, which codes for MAEIRVQHLRKAFGDFVAVQDSNFVVEDGEFFVMLGPSGCGKTTTLRMIAGLELPTGGEILLGGDDVTMLRARERDIAFVFQLFALYPHMNVRKNIGFPLLAQGMPSAEIRTRVEETAKLLRIDHLLNKSVSGLAGGDRQRVALGRAIVRRPKCFLMDEPLGTLDTEFRDLMVHELRELHNRIHATTVYVTHDQMEAMSMADKIAVMNHGVIEQFGSPREIYDRPATMFVADFIGSPPMNFLGFGGGLAKGAKEIVVQGAKVAVPEVREDIAPADMALGIRPEHIRFDDASKLRGAIYGTEYLGTTQIVAVETADGIIKARVPAEIRLNAGDHVGLALNSARLSLFDKGSGRAVRTAVHDTASQGRAQHG
- a CDS encoding ABC transporter ATP-binding protein, which translates into the protein MADVHIKNVTKSFGEHVAVDGLDLHIADGEFVVLLGPTGAGKTTTLRLIAGLERPDSGTIEIGGHNATMLSPAERDTAFVFQQYSLYPHLSVFDNLAFPLRSPARKIPEDQIRRRVEEVAKMVRIHHKLANRSTKLSGGEMQRVAIGRALVRKPAIYLMDEPLSSLDAKLRADLRLELKRIQSELGATMLYVTHDQIEAMTMADRIGILADGVLVQIGSPRTIYSEPANLHVAARLGQPAINLLPTGLLPDADAPTGTKTIGARTEHLTIEKTMNGHADGVVNWVEHLGDQNHLHVTVGPKKLVTLTDPDTDLAQGDKVVIRYRSPLYFGADGQRLM